Proteins found in one Streptococcus iniae genomic segment:
- the rplT gene encoding 50S ribosomal protein L20 → MARVKGGVVARKRRKRVLKLAKGYYGSKHILFRTAKEQVMNSYYYAYRDRRQKKRDFRKLWITRINAAARMNGLSYSQLMHGLKLAEIEVNRKMLADLAVTDAAGFTALADAAKAKLAK, encoded by the coding sequence ATGGCTCGTGTTAAAGGTGGAGTTGTTGCACGTAAACGTCGTAAACGTGTTTTAAAATTAGCTAAAGGTTACTATGGATCAAAACATATCTTGTTCCGTACTGCAAAAGAACAAGTAATGAATTCTTATTACTATGCATACCGTGACCGTCGTCAAAAGAAACGTGACTTCCGTAAATTGTGGATTACACGTATCAACGCAGCTGCTCGTATGAATGGTTTATCATATTCACAATTGATGCATGGTTTGAAACTTGCTGAAATTGAAGTAAACCGTAAAATGCTTGCTGATTTAGCTGTTACAGATGCTGCTGGCTTTACAGCACTTGCAGATGCAGCGAAAGCTAAACTTGCTAAATAA
- the rpmI gene encoding 50S ribosomal protein L35: protein MPKQKTHRASAKRFKRTGSGGLKRFRAFTSHRFHGKTKKQRRHLRKATMVSSGDFKRIKAMLTGLK, encoded by the coding sequence ATGCCAAAACAAAAAACACACCGCGCATCAGCTAAACGTTTTAAACGTACAGGTTCAGGTGGTTTGAAACGCTTCCGCGCTTTTACATCACACCGTTTCCACGGAAAAACTAAAAAACAACGTCGTCATCTACGTAAAGCTACAATGGTTAGCTCAGGAGATTTCAAACGTATTAAAGCAATGCTTACTGGTCTTAAATAA
- the infC gene encoding translation initiation factor IF-3, which produces MKIIAKKDLFINDEIRVREVRLVGLEGEQLGIKPLLEAQALADASNVDLVLIQPQAVPPVAKIMDYGKFKFEYQKKQKEQRKKQSVVTVKEVRLSPVIDKGDFETKLRNGRKFLEKGNKVKVSIRFKGRMITHKEIGAKVLAEFAEATQDIAIIEQRAKMDGRQMFMQLAPMTDKK; this is translated from the coding sequence GTGAAGATCATAGCTAAAAAGGATCTATTCATTAATGATGAAATTCGCGTACGTGAAGTTCGTCTAGTCGGTCTAGAAGGTGAACAATTAGGAATTAAACCACTTCTTGAAGCGCAGGCACTTGCAGATGCTTCAAATGTTGATTTGGTTTTGATCCAGCCACAAGCTGTCCCTCCTGTTGCCAAAATTATGGACTATGGAAAGTTCAAATTTGAGTACCAAAAGAAACAAAAGGAACAACGCAAAAAACAAAGTGTTGTAACTGTAAAAGAAGTGCGTCTTAGTCCTGTTATTGATAAGGGTGACTTTGAAACAAAACTTCGTAATGGCCGTAAATTCCTTGAAAAAGGAAATAAGGTTAAAGTTTCTATCCGCTTTAAAGGGCGTATGATTACTCATAAGGAAATTGGAGCAAAGGTTCTAGCTGAATTTGCTGAAGCAACTCAAGATATTGCTATCATTGAGCAAAGAGCAAAAATGGATGGTCGCCAAATGTTTATGCAACTTGCACCGATGACTGACAAGAAGTAA